Below is a genomic region from Pontibacillus yanchengensis.
TTTTACTAATGGAGGAACGGGAAACACTTCTCTTTCATTGTTAATCTATTAAAGTTATTTAAAGTGATTTGGTAAAGGTAGGTTTATATCATGTATATTTTGAAACCATTAACGCAAACGCAAGCTGAAGAGATAGCATATAAGTGGCATTACGATGGTGACTATTCGTTTTATGATATGGAAGCGGATCAGGAAGACTTGTTGGAATTTTTAGATCCAGTACAACGCGGAGAGTCTTATTATGCTGTTTTTGATGAGTATCAAATGATAGGCTTTTTTAGCTTTGCGCAAAAGAATGACCATACCATAGATATAGGATTAGGTATGCGACCAGAAAACACAGGAGAGGGGAATGGGGAAGCCTTTGTACATGCTGGTATAGAATTTGCCAAAAGAACGTATCGCCCAACTCACATTACTCTTTCCGTAGCAACATTTAATAGAAGAGCTATTAAAGTTTACGAGAACATTGGTTTTCAAATAGAGGAAACCTTTATGCAGCCTACCAATGGAAGTTATTTTGAATTTGTTAGGATGGTTTATGAATGTGAGTAGAAAGTCTTCATGCTGTAATAGGAGTGAACGGATAAAGGTTAATGTGTACATATTGAAGAAGGTAATATGGCTTAGTAAAAATTATTTTTTGTAAACCATATTTTCATAGTGAAAGGAAGATTACATGATAAAAGCAATCATTTTCGATTTTGATGGCTTAATCTTTGATACAGAAACATTTGAACAACAATCGTTTGAAGAAGTGTTTGACCATTATCAAGAGAGCTTTCCTAAGGAAGAATGGCTAAAAAGTATTGGTAGCTCCACAGATTACAAT
It encodes:
- a CDS encoding GNAT family N-acetyltransferase, producing MMYILKPLTQTQAEEIAYKWHYDGDYSFYDMEADQEDLLEFLDPVQRGESYYAVFDEYQMIGFFSFAQKNDHTIDIGLGMRPENTGEGNGEAFVHAGIEFAKRTYRPTHITLSVATFNRRAIKVYENIGFQIEETFMQPTNGSYFEFVRMVYECE